A genomic window from Sporosarcina sp. Marseille-Q4063 includes:
- a CDS encoding menaquinol-cytochrome c reductase cytochrome b/c subunit, whose translation MQRGKGMKFVGDSRIKANHKMPNVPKDYSEHPGKTEAFWPNFLLKEWLIGAVFLIGYLVLTLANPAPLERQADPTDTMYIPVPDWYFLSMYQLLKYEFASGPWNIVGALIMPGLAIGALMLVPFMDTTKERRPFKRPLPTAFMLLAVSALIYLTWESVANHDWELAARQGAIVEEVEFDMESEGYHIYAESSCIGCHGDSFEGGMGATLIDTGLTADEIADIAVNGTENGKMAPGYWDGTDEELQVLSEFISELKND comes from the coding sequence ATGCAACGCGGAAAAGGGATGAAGTTTGTTGGGGATTCTCGCATTAAGGCTAATCATAAAATGCCGAACGTCCCAAAAGACTACTCAGAACATCCAGGGAAAACAGAAGCATTTTGGCCGAACTTCTTACTGAAAGAATGGTTAATCGGTGCAGTTTTCTTAATTGGATATTTAGTATTAACACTTGCAAATCCGGCTCCGCTTGAGCGTCAAGCGGACCCGACAGATACAATGTATATTCCAGTTCCGGATTGGTACTTCTTATCGATGTACCAACTTTTGAAATATGAATTTGCTTCAGGACCATGGAACATCGTAGGGGCTCTTATAATGCCTGGATTAGCAATTGGTGCACTTATGTTAGTTCCTTTCATGGATACTACAAAAGAGCGTCGTCCATTTAAGCGTCCGCTTCCAACAGCATTCATGCTACTCGCAGTTTCTGCTCTTATTTATTTGACTTGGGAATCTGTCGCTAACCACGACTGGGAACTTGCAGCAAGACAGGGTGCAATTGTCGAGGAAGTAGAGTTCGATATGGAGTCAGAAGGTTATCATATTTACGCGGAATCATCATGTATCGGTTGTCACGGGGATTCATTCGAAGGTGGAATGGGTGCTACCCTAATTGATACTGGTTTAACTGCAGATGAAATTGCAGATATCGCCGTTAACGGTACTGAAAATGGAAAAATGGCTCCTGGCTATTGGGACGGTACCGATGAAGAATTACAAGTTTTATCAGAGTTTATCTCAGAATTAAA